A portion of the Bubalus kerabau isolate K-KA32 ecotype Philippines breed swamp buffalo chromosome 1, PCC_UOA_SB_1v2, whole genome shotgun sequence genome contains these proteins:
- the CHRM3 gene encoding muscarinic acetylcholine receptor M3 isoform X1 — translation MVTWHLVSFYKESSAHSTVFDTLDWFEDPTWNRLCQRVTMTLHNNNTTSPLFPNISSSWIHGPSDTGLPPGTVTHFGSYNISRAAGNLSSPNGTTSDPLGGHTIWQVVFIAFLTGVLALVTIIGNILVIVAFKVNKQLKTVNNYFLLSLACADLIIGVISMNLFTTYIIMNRWALGNLACDLWLSIDYVASNASVMNLLVISFDRYFSITRPLTYRAKRTTKRAGVMIGLAWVISFILWAPAILFWQYFVGKRTVPPGECFIQFLSEPTITFGTAIAAFYMPVTIMTILYWRIYKETEKRTKELAGLQASGTEAEAENFVHPTGSSRSCSSYELQQQSMKRSARRKYGRCHFWFTTKSWKPSAEQMDQDHSSSDSWNNNDAAASLENSASSDEEDIGSETRAIYSIVLKLPGHSTILNSTKLPSSDNLQVPEEELGTVGLERKPSKLQAQQSMDDGGSFQKSFSKLPIQLESAVDTAKASDVNSSVGKTTATLPLSFKEATLAKRFALKTRSQITKRKRMSLIKEKKAAQTLSAILLAFIITWTPYNIMVLVNTFCDSCIPKTYWNLGYWLCYINSTVNPVCYALCNKTFRNTFKMLLLCQCDKRKRRKQQYQQRQSVIFHKRVPEQAL, via the coding sequence ACTATGTCAGAGAGTCACCATGACCTTGCACAATAACAATACAACCTCACCCTTGTTTCCGAACATCAGCTCTTCCTGGATTCACGGCCCTTCGGATACAGGCCTGCCCCCAGGAACGGTTACTCATTTTGGCAGCTACAACATTTCTCGGGCAGCTGGGAATCTCTCCTCTCCAAATGGCACCACCAGTGACCCTCTAGGAGGTCATACCATCTGGCAGGTGGTCTTCATTGCATTCTTAACAGGCGTCCTGGCCTTGGTGACCATCATTGGCAACATCCTGGTGATAGTGGCATTCAAGGTCAACAAGCAGCTGAAGACAGTCAACAACTACTTCCTCTTAAGTTTGGCCTGTGCTGACCTGATTATTGGGGTCATTTCGATGAATCTGTTTACTACCTACATCATCATGAACCGATGGGCGTTGGGGAACCTGGCCTGTGACCTCTGGCTATCCATTGACTACGTGGCTAGCAATGCCTCCGTCATGAACCTTCTGGTCATCAGCTTTGACAGATACTTTTCCATCACGAGGCCGCTCACGTACCGAGCCAAACGAACAACAAAGCGAGCTGGTGTGATGATAGGTTTGGCTTGGGTCATCTCCTTCATCCTTTGGGCTCCTGCCATCTTGTTCTGGCAATACTTTGTTGGGAAGagaactgtgcctccaggggAGTGTTTCATCCAGTTCCTCAGCGAGCCCACCATCACCTTCGGTACGGCCATTGCTGCCTTTTATATGCCTGTCACCATCATGACTATTTTATACTGGAGGATCTATAAGGAAACTGAAAAACGTACCAAAGAACTTGCTGGGCTGCAAGCCTCTGGAACAGAGGCCGAAGCAGAGAACTTTGTCCACCCCACGGGCAGTTCTCGAAGCTGCAGCAGCTATGAGCTCCAGCAGCAGAGCATGAAACGCTCAGCCAGGAGGAAGTACGGACGCTGCCACTTCTGGTTCACGACCAAGAGCTGGAAGCCAAGCGCCGAGCAGATGGACCAAGACCACAGCAGCAGTGACAGCTGGAATAACAATGATGCCGCTGCCTCCCTGGAGAACTCTGCCTCCTCCGACGAGGAGGACATTGGCTCAGAGACCAGAGCCATCTACTCCATCGTGCTCAAGCTCCCAGGTCATAGCACCATCCTCAACTCCACCAAACTACCTTCATCAGACAACCTGCAGGTGCCGGAGGAGGAGCTGGGGACGGTGGGCTTGGAAAGGAAACCCAGCAAGCTTCAGGCTCAGCAGAGCATGGATGATGGAGGCAGCTTTCAGAAAAGCTTCTCCAAGCTTCCCATCCAGTTAGAGTCTGCCGTGGACACAGCCAAGGCCTCTGATGTCAACTCCTCAGTGGGGAAGACCACGGCCACTCTACCTCTGTCCTTCAAGGAAGCTACACTGGCCAAGAGGTTTGCTCTGAAGACCAGAAGCCAGATCACTAAGCGGAAACGGATGTCCCTCATCAAGGAGAAGAAAGCGGCCCAGACCCTCAGCGCCATCCTGCTTGCCTTCATCATCACCTGGACCCCCTACAATATCATGGTTCTGGTGAACACCTTTTGTGACAGCTGCATCCCCAAAACTTATTGGAATCTGGGCTACTGGCTGTGCTACATCAACAGCACCGTGAACCCCGTGTGCTATGCCCTGTGCAACAAAACATTCAGAAACACTTTCAAGATGCTGCTGTTGTGTCAGTGTGACAAGAGGAAGAGACGCAAGCAGCAGTACCAGCAGAGACAGTCGGTCATTTTCCACAAGCGGGTGCCTGAGCAGGCCTTATAG
- the CHRM3 gene encoding muscarinic acetylcholine receptor M3 isoform X2, protein MTLHNNNTTSPLFPNISSSWIHGPSDTGLPPGTVTHFGSYNISRAAGNLSSPNGTTSDPLGGHTIWQVVFIAFLTGVLALVTIIGNILVIVAFKVNKQLKTVNNYFLLSLACADLIIGVISMNLFTTYIIMNRWALGNLACDLWLSIDYVASNASVMNLLVISFDRYFSITRPLTYRAKRTTKRAGVMIGLAWVISFILWAPAILFWQYFVGKRTVPPGECFIQFLSEPTITFGTAIAAFYMPVTIMTILYWRIYKETEKRTKELAGLQASGTEAEAENFVHPTGSSRSCSSYELQQQSMKRSARRKYGRCHFWFTTKSWKPSAEQMDQDHSSSDSWNNNDAAASLENSASSDEEDIGSETRAIYSIVLKLPGHSTILNSTKLPSSDNLQVPEEELGTVGLERKPSKLQAQQSMDDGGSFQKSFSKLPIQLESAVDTAKASDVNSSVGKTTATLPLSFKEATLAKRFALKTRSQITKRKRMSLIKEKKAAQTLSAILLAFIITWTPYNIMVLVNTFCDSCIPKTYWNLGYWLCYINSTVNPVCYALCNKTFRNTFKMLLLCQCDKRKRRKQQYQQRQSVIFHKRVPEQAL, encoded by the coding sequence ATGACCTTGCACAATAACAATACAACCTCACCCTTGTTTCCGAACATCAGCTCTTCCTGGATTCACGGCCCTTCGGATACAGGCCTGCCCCCAGGAACGGTTACTCATTTTGGCAGCTACAACATTTCTCGGGCAGCTGGGAATCTCTCCTCTCCAAATGGCACCACCAGTGACCCTCTAGGAGGTCATACCATCTGGCAGGTGGTCTTCATTGCATTCTTAACAGGCGTCCTGGCCTTGGTGACCATCATTGGCAACATCCTGGTGATAGTGGCATTCAAGGTCAACAAGCAGCTGAAGACAGTCAACAACTACTTCCTCTTAAGTTTGGCCTGTGCTGACCTGATTATTGGGGTCATTTCGATGAATCTGTTTACTACCTACATCATCATGAACCGATGGGCGTTGGGGAACCTGGCCTGTGACCTCTGGCTATCCATTGACTACGTGGCTAGCAATGCCTCCGTCATGAACCTTCTGGTCATCAGCTTTGACAGATACTTTTCCATCACGAGGCCGCTCACGTACCGAGCCAAACGAACAACAAAGCGAGCTGGTGTGATGATAGGTTTGGCTTGGGTCATCTCCTTCATCCTTTGGGCTCCTGCCATCTTGTTCTGGCAATACTTTGTTGGGAAGagaactgtgcctccaggggAGTGTTTCATCCAGTTCCTCAGCGAGCCCACCATCACCTTCGGTACGGCCATTGCTGCCTTTTATATGCCTGTCACCATCATGACTATTTTATACTGGAGGATCTATAAGGAAACTGAAAAACGTACCAAAGAACTTGCTGGGCTGCAAGCCTCTGGAACAGAGGCCGAAGCAGAGAACTTTGTCCACCCCACGGGCAGTTCTCGAAGCTGCAGCAGCTATGAGCTCCAGCAGCAGAGCATGAAACGCTCAGCCAGGAGGAAGTACGGACGCTGCCACTTCTGGTTCACGACCAAGAGCTGGAAGCCAAGCGCCGAGCAGATGGACCAAGACCACAGCAGCAGTGACAGCTGGAATAACAATGATGCCGCTGCCTCCCTGGAGAACTCTGCCTCCTCCGACGAGGAGGACATTGGCTCAGAGACCAGAGCCATCTACTCCATCGTGCTCAAGCTCCCAGGTCATAGCACCATCCTCAACTCCACCAAACTACCTTCATCAGACAACCTGCAGGTGCCGGAGGAGGAGCTGGGGACGGTGGGCTTGGAAAGGAAACCCAGCAAGCTTCAGGCTCAGCAGAGCATGGATGATGGAGGCAGCTTTCAGAAAAGCTTCTCCAAGCTTCCCATCCAGTTAGAGTCTGCCGTGGACACAGCCAAGGCCTCTGATGTCAACTCCTCAGTGGGGAAGACCACGGCCACTCTACCTCTGTCCTTCAAGGAAGCTACACTGGCCAAGAGGTTTGCTCTGAAGACCAGAAGCCAGATCACTAAGCGGAAACGGATGTCCCTCATCAAGGAGAAGAAAGCGGCCCAGACCCTCAGCGCCATCCTGCTTGCCTTCATCATCACCTGGACCCCCTACAATATCATGGTTCTGGTGAACACCTTTTGTGACAGCTGCATCCCCAAAACTTATTGGAATCTGGGCTACTGGCTGTGCTACATCAACAGCACCGTGAACCCCGTGTGCTATGCCCTGTGCAACAAAACATTCAGAAACACTTTCAAGATGCTGCTGTTGTGTCAGTGTGACAAGAGGAAGAGACGCAAGCAGCAGTACCAGCAGAGACAGTCGGTCATTTTCCACAAGCGGGTGCCTGAGCAGGCCTTATAG